From one Bombus affinis isolate iyBomAffi1 chromosome 9, iyBomAffi1.2, whole genome shotgun sequence genomic stretch:
- the LOC126920689 gene encoding green-sensitive opsin-like isoform X1: MSLNRSTVDNVVYDAEDQVSPMVYVAAAIALGFIGFFGFTMNLLVAIVIVKDAQILWTPVNVILVNLVVGDFLVAAFGNPVAMVSAITGGWYWSYEMCLCYAWFMSTLGFASIGNLTVMAVERWLLVARPMKALSIRHAITLGIFVWFYALCLSLPPLFGWGSYGPEAGNVSCSVSWEVHDPLTKSDSYIAFLFVFGLIIPVLVISSSYVAIIVTLRKVRKRAGASGRREAKITKMVALMITAFLLAWSPYAALAIAAQYFDAKPSASVAVLPALLAKSSICYNPIIYAGLNSQFPRSLKKIFDVRIARSSLPDSQNTALTLLNRQEQRN; the protein is encoded by the exons ATGTCCTTGAATCGTAGCACCGTGGACAATGTCGTTTACGATGCCGAGGATCAAGTCAGTCCGATGGTGTACGTCGCTGCAGCGATCGCATTGGGATTTATCGGATTTTTTGGTTTCACCATGAATCTTCTGGTGGCGATCGTGATCGTCAAGGACGCGCAGATACTGTGGACACCCGTCAACGTGATCCTGGTTAATCTTGTC GTTGGCGATTTCCTGGTGGCTGCGTTTGGAAATCCTGTTGCGATGGTTTCTGCTATCACAGGCGGATGGTACTGGAGCTACGAAATGTGCCTCTG CTACGCTTGGTTCATGTCCACTTTGGGGTTCGCCAGTATCGGCAACTTGACAGTAATGGCCGTTGAAAGGTGGTTACTGGTAGCCAGACCGATGAAAGCTCTGTCCATAAG GCATGCGATAACGCTTGGAATCTTCGTCTGGTTCTATGCACTCTGCCTCTCTCTGCCACCACTATTTGGCTGGGGTAGTTACGGTCCAGAGGCAGGGAACGTGTCTTGCAGCGTGTCCTGGGAAGTCCACGACCCTCTTACCAAAAGCGACAGCTACATAGCATTCCTCTTCGTGTTTGGTCTGATCATCCCCGTCTTGGTGATCAGTAGCAGTTACGTGGCAATTATAGTGACCTTGAGAAAAGTGCGAAAGAGAGCAG GCGCAAGCGGAAGACGCGAGGCGAAGATCACGAAAATGGTTGCACTAATGATAACTGCCTTCCTGCTCGCCTGGTCGCCTTACGCTGCTCTTGCGATCGCCGCACAATATTTCGAC GCGAAGCCATCGGCATCGGTAGCTGTGCTTCCGGCGTTATTGGCCAAATCCTCCATTTGCTACAACCCCATAATCTACGCAGGTTTAAACAGTCAATTTCCCCGCTCCCTGAAGAAGATCTTCGACGTACGAATCGCGAGATCCTCGTTACCAGACAGTCAAAACACCGCGTTGACGCTGTTGAACAGACAAGAGCAAAGGAACTGA
- the LOC126920689 gene encoding pinopsin-like isoform X2: MVYVAAAIALGFIGFFGFTMNLLVAIVIVKDAQILWTPVNVILVNLVVGDFLVAAFGNPVAMVSAITGGWYWSYEMCLCYAWFMSTLGFASIGNLTVMAVERWLLVARPMKALSIRHAITLGIFVWFYALCLSLPPLFGWGSYGPEAGNVSCSVSWEVHDPLTKSDSYIAFLFVFGLIIPVLVISSSYVAIIVTLRKVRKRAGASGRREAKITKMVALMITAFLLAWSPYAALAIAAQYFDAKPSASVAVLPALLAKSSICYNPIIYAGLNSQFPRSLKKIFDVRIARSSLPDSQNTALTLLNRQEQRN; the protein is encoded by the exons ATGGTGTACGTCGCTGCAGCGATCGCATTGGGATTTATCGGATTTTTTGGTTTCACCATGAATCTTCTGGTGGCGATCGTGATCGTCAAGGACGCGCAGATACTGTGGACACCCGTCAACGTGATCCTGGTTAATCTTGTC GTTGGCGATTTCCTGGTGGCTGCGTTTGGAAATCCTGTTGCGATGGTTTCTGCTATCACAGGCGGATGGTACTGGAGCTACGAAATGTGCCTCTG CTACGCTTGGTTCATGTCCACTTTGGGGTTCGCCAGTATCGGCAACTTGACAGTAATGGCCGTTGAAAGGTGGTTACTGGTAGCCAGACCGATGAAAGCTCTGTCCATAAG GCATGCGATAACGCTTGGAATCTTCGTCTGGTTCTATGCACTCTGCCTCTCTCTGCCACCACTATTTGGCTGGGGTAGTTACGGTCCAGAGGCAGGGAACGTGTCTTGCAGCGTGTCCTGGGAAGTCCACGACCCTCTTACCAAAAGCGACAGCTACATAGCATTCCTCTTCGTGTTTGGTCTGATCATCCCCGTCTTGGTGATCAGTAGCAGTTACGTGGCAATTATAGTGACCTTGAGAAAAGTGCGAAAGAGAGCAG GCGCAAGCGGAAGACGCGAGGCGAAGATCACGAAAATGGTTGCACTAATGATAACTGCCTTCCTGCTCGCCTGGTCGCCTTACGCTGCTCTTGCGATCGCCGCACAATATTTCGAC GCGAAGCCATCGGCATCGGTAGCTGTGCTTCCGGCGTTATTGGCCAAATCCTCCATTTGCTACAACCCCATAATCTACGCAGGTTTAAACAGTCAATTTCCCCGCTCCCTGAAGAAGATCTTCGACGTACGAATCGCGAGATCCTCGTTACCAGACAGTCAAAACACCGCGTTGACGCTGTTGAACAGACAAGAGCAAAGGAACTGA